One Lysinibacillus sp. OF-1 DNA segment encodes these proteins:
- a CDS encoding DUF2339 domain-containing protein, translating into MSLELERRIAKLEEEMADLRQELSSLKGTQSTEKINTLDARQSMIKQSEPIKPKPALESKPVPTKVTEKEVQPQPSMEERVMWALPKVFMVILVMGVLWGLKLVSDYGYLSNGVKIILAYALSVGLAVIAYVLERRKVGSSAITISLYGGAFIVGILTTAASAILYEIIGLTPALGITLLYIGYGIAISYWKKNEVLTVFVAFTSLLLPYLLEYMDFNAVIILLFVVILFASLQWVIYQHKQKLALYIATFFSVLAVSVVAFMNIDKQVIFAFGLLVILSIFYVIWCLMYNAQSKWKPLHIGLQFSLGSFSLLLMNLIIRSLPHGEMLLLVLMALFGAVALYSYRQKWQEVLDSAVTLAFITLCNTILLMNIPNKVDDLLYPMIAFAGVMMSLRLRASMMKVVSSLVLIITFILNFIFHEPKPFFSIDHLSLFMPIIYFVIIYLYARRPKETLTTFEKVMKDLYVIDILAVATTGYFLAYIGKLDTVYFAATNGIPYMMCIVLAALFTGSLFVEETYKGRALTPVLGSFFLLFFLMISTKPTMMESLNIITRLVYMAVIVAIIVDILVKGFIYRLYEVRLGKYVDAIVSTGIVLTMISIWGLIHQFTFNNVLDWKLSIALTTITLFLTASVSLWISSTHQLKTLRSTGFILLVMAFIKLIFFDLSALDLLIRAILFITIGGIGMLLSGRLLKK; encoded by the coding sequence ATGTCTCTTGAATTGGAGCGAAGAATTGCTAAGCTCGAAGAGGAAATGGCAGATTTACGTCAGGAGTTGTCTTCGTTAAAAGGTACACAAAGTACCGAAAAAATAAATACTCTTGATGCCAGACAGTCGATGATCAAGCAATCAGAACCAATAAAACCAAAACCAGCACTGGAGTCGAAGCCTGTCCCGACTAAAGTAACGGAAAAAGAAGTGCAACCGCAGCCATCGATGGAGGAGCGTGTTATGTGGGCACTGCCAAAAGTATTCATGGTTATTTTAGTAATGGGCGTACTTTGGGGCCTAAAACTTGTTAGTGATTATGGTTATTTATCGAATGGCGTGAAAATCATCCTCGCCTATGCATTATCGGTAGGTTTGGCGGTTATAGCCTATGTACTAGAACGTAGAAAAGTAGGCTCATCTGCTATAACGATTTCCTTATATGGCGGGGCATTTATTGTCGGTATTTTAACAACTGCCGCGAGTGCCATTTTATATGAAATCATTGGTCTTACTCCAGCACTAGGCATTACACTTCTTTATATTGGCTATGGTATTGCCATTAGTTATTGGAAGAAAAATGAAGTACTTACCGTTTTTGTAGCCTTTACATCGTTATTGCTACCTTATTTATTAGAATATATGGATTTTAATGCGGTCATTATCTTGCTTTTTGTCGTGATATTATTTGCTTCATTGCAATGGGTCATTTATCAGCACAAGCAAAAGCTAGCTCTCTATATTGCTACATTCTTCTCGGTGCTAGCGGTGAGCGTAGTAGCGTTTATGAATATTGATAAGCAAGTTATCTTCGCATTTGGTTTATTGGTGATTCTATCAATATTTTACGTAATTTGGTGTTTAATGTATAACGCACAATCCAAATGGAAGCCTCTTCATATAGGGCTTCAATTTTCCTTAGGCTCATTTAGTTTATTGCTGATGAATCTTATTATTCGTTCACTTCCGCATGGAGAAATGCTGCTCCTTGTCCTAATGGCTTTATTTGGAGCGGTGGCGTTATATAGCTATCGCCAAAAATGGCAGGAAGTATTGGATAGCGCTGTTACACTCGCATTTATCACCCTATGTAATACGATACTTTTAATGAATATACCAAATAAAGTGGATGATTTACTTTATCCGATGATTGCTTTTGCTGGCGTGATGATGAGTTTGCGACTACGGGCAAGTATGATGAAGGTCGTTTCTTCATTAGTTCTTATCATCACATTCATTTTAAATTTCATCTTTCATGAACCAAAACCATTTTTCAGCATAGATCATTTAAGCTTGTTCATGCCAATTATTTATTTCGTTATTATTTACTTATATGCAAGACGTCCAAAAGAGACACTTACGACATTTGAAAAGGTCATGAAGGATCTGTATGTGATTGATATTTTAGCAGTGGCCACAACTGGCTATTTCTTAGCCTATATTGGCAAACTAGATACCGTTTATTTTGCAGCAACAAATGGCATTCCATATATGATGTGTATCGTATTAGCTGCCTTATTTACTGGCTCTCTATTTGTAGAGGAAACCTATAAAGGTCGTGCTTTAACACCAGTTCTCGGCTCATTTTTCCTATTATTCTTCTTGATGATCAGCACCAAGCCGACCATGATGGAAAGCTTAAATATTATAACTAGATTGGTATATATGGCAGTCATTGTCGCCATCATCGTAGATATTCTAGTAAAAGGGTTTATTTATCGATTGTATGAGGTGCGTCTGGGGAAATATGTAGATGCTATTGTAAGCACTGGTATCGTGCTCACGATGATTTCAATATGGGGGCTGATCCATCAATTTACGTTTAACAACGTCCTTGATTGGAAGCTAAGCATCGCACTGACAACCATTACATTATTTTTGACGGCAAGCGTTTCCCTATGGATAAGCTCCACACATCAATTAAAAACACTGCGCTCAACAGGTTTTATTCTGTTAGTCATGGCGTTTATTAAGCTAATTTTCTTTGACTTATCTGCCCTTGATTTATTAATTAGAGCTATTCTATTTATAACGATTGGTGGTATTGGCATGCTGCTATCGGGTAGGTTGTTGAAGAAATAA
- a CDS encoding DUF7305 domain-containing protein, with protein MKKNLLNDEGFSFLLVFLTIILVTILGLGLLAVSSNSLKLSKHEREDQSIYYIAEAGVNYEKAILLEKANEAYQSAKAEYDRLPIQQKKYEKFVELYEENIKSIIEPLLNNENIINNFEEQLGMQPIARITLKQDLDTNLRYWITSIGTYGESPSQKRELQQSVDFVLDAETTNNNGGDDEENLNTATPEFAVQTKGNIKLTGGASIKGDVATDIGIISLDGGSSISGTVGASSDHFQYPSWMGDLSSKLTQSRKYPGSSILPLFPLEKMQQLSKLPVPPNQEVIKDPHNKTFIINNGHFLADNWMTNNYTLQLNGDTHFKQFKVDQNNTLTINVGDTDKNLYIEDFNILQGHIKIVGTGKLNVYINNTFNLKGSLNRNGNANQINLYYNGASAITIAGETQSAASLYSKQANLTFTGGIGLTGNIYAGATKVTFNGGSNSNGQHIIAPNASVILEGGAHIKGAIISDNLLANGGTSVTFTEGTIQPPSSGHTEIGDPITLIKENELVEQ; from the coding sequence ATGAAAAAAAATCTACTAAATGATGAAGGCTTTTCATTTTTATTAGTTTTTTTAACCATTATATTAGTGACGATTTTAGGTCTAGGTTTACTTGCTGTATCTTCAAATTCCTTAAAACTCTCTAAACATGAGCGAGAAGATCAATCCATTTATTACATTGCTGAGGCAGGCGTAAATTATGAAAAAGCAATTTTATTAGAAAAAGCGAATGAAGCTTATCAAAGTGCAAAAGCAGAATACGATCGTTTACCAATTCAACAGAAAAAGTATGAAAAATTTGTAGAATTATATGAAGAGAATATTAAAAGCATAATAGAACCACTATTAAATAACGAAAACATTATAAATAATTTTGAAGAACAACTAGGAATGCAACCTATTGCCAGGATTACCCTAAAACAGGATTTAGATACGAATCTTCGATATTGGATAACTTCTATCGGTACATATGGAGAATCGCCTTCACAAAAAAGAGAACTACAGCAAAGTGTAGACTTTGTTCTTGATGCCGAAACAACTAATAATAATGGTGGGGATGATGAGGAAAATTTAAATACTGCTACCCCTGAATTTGCAGTACAAACTAAAGGCAATATTAAGCTAACAGGTGGGGCATCCATAAAGGGAGATGTAGCTACTGACATCGGTATAATTTCATTGGATGGTGGTTCATCTATTTCTGGTACTGTAGGTGCTTCAAGTGATCATTTCCAATATCCATCTTGGATGGGGGATTTATCAAGCAAACTTACGCAAAGTAGGAAATATCCTGGTTCAAGTATCCTGCCTTTATTTCCATTAGAGAAAATGCAACAATTATCAAAATTACCTGTTCCTCCAAATCAAGAAGTCATCAAAGATCCACACAACAAAACCTTCATTATTAATAATGGACATTTTTTAGCTGATAATTGGATGACTAATAACTATACTTTACAGTTAAATGGTGATACACATTTCAAACAGTTCAAAGTGGATCAAAATAATACGTTGACTATAAATGTAGGAGATACAGATAAAAATTTATATATCGAAGATTTTAATATACTACAGGGGCATATTAAAATTGTAGGAACAGGAAAGTTAAATGTATATATTAATAATACTTTTAATCTAAAAGGATCTTTAAACAGGAACGGTAATGCTAATCAAATAAATTTATATTATAACGGAGCATCAGCTATCACAATTGCAGGAGAAACACAAAGCGCTGCCTCTCTTTATTCTAAGCAAGCCAATTTAACATTCACAGGGGGGATAGGATTAACAGGGAATATATATGCAGGAGCAACTAAGGTTACTTTTAATGGTGGTTCAAACTCAAATGGTCAACATATTATTGCACCAAATGCTTCTGTCATTTTAGAAGGCGGCGCTCACATTAAAGGAGCTATTATTTCTGATAATTTACTAGCTAATGGAGGTACTTCCGTTACATTTACAGAAGGCACAATCCAACCACCTTCTTCAGGACATACAGAAATTGGCGATCCTATTACTTTAATAAAAGAAAATGAATTAGTAGAACAATAG
- a CDS encoding type II secretion system protein: MWFIKNNRGFTLVEVLAVILILSIVSTILFSILSSSKETNKKQLENNEQLSELSYVLKLITKDMRKTITYDPNNSTFKNRDGSIQYTYIFDAEKNTITRNNEVIATHIHSFSLTSIGDSISINIESINEHTISTQLSFRSGDGAKDEKKSTK; this comes from the coding sequence ATGTGGTTCATAAAAAATAACAGAGGTTTTACACTCGTGGAAGTACTTGCTGTTATCTTAATTTTAAGCATTGTTTCAACAATTCTTTTTAGTATACTTTCGTCTAGCAAAGAAACTAATAAAAAACAACTTGAAAATAATGAACAGCTTTCCGAGTTGTCTTATGTTTTAAAGCTCATTACGAAAGATATGAGAAAAACCATTACGTATGATCCTAATAATTCAACATTTAAAAACAGAGATGGTTCTATTCAATACACATATATCTTTGATGCTGAAAAAAATACGATTACTCGTAACAACGAGGTTATTGCAACTCATATACACTCATTTTCCTTAACAAGTATTGGCGACTCTATTTCCATAAATATTGAAAGTATTAACGAACACACAATCTCTACACAACTATCTTTTAGGAGTGGTGACGGTGCAAAAGATGAAAAAAAATCTACTAAATGA
- a CDS encoding prepilin-type N-terminal cleavage/methylation domain-containing protein, whose protein sequence is MQKNFKNEGGFSLIEVVASLILITIILLSFFGLFIQSNKTSKTSSTIVDSTYLAQNEMENIFREIKGRTEEQLARQLLYTSTENPQYISCSKNSKFSTIWSYEKQMEDRRFILTIKRHCQYEYLDTIVIEVYENDVLKSKMENIYSRK, encoded by the coding sequence TTGCAAAAAAATTTTAAAAATGAAGGTGGCTTTTCATTAATTGAAGTCGTTGCTTCTTTAATTCTAATTACAATAATATTGCTTTCATTTTTCGGATTATTTATTCAATCTAACAAAACTTCCAAAACTTCTAGCACAATCGTAGATTCTACCTATCTTGCTCAAAATGAAATGGAAAATATATTTAGAGAAATCAAAGGCAGAACAGAAGAACAACTAGCTAGACAATTACTCTATACAAGTACAGAAAATCCTCAATATATTAGTTGTAGTAAAAATAGTAAATTTTCAACTATTTGGAGCTATGAAAAACAGATGGAAGATAGACGGTTTATTCTAACCATTAAGCGCCATTGTCAATATGAATATCTAGATACTATTGTTATCGAAGTTTATGAGAACGATGTACTCAAAAGCAAGATGGAAAATATATATAGTAGGAAGTGA
- a CDS encoding G5 domain-containing protein gives MKKIITITVLLIGIFILAVVCLPNFIINGKVFASDETKSSTIGGIKVGGVNSANLLPTVEKAIKDWQQTEINVKSTNISKTIDPKQLIFDTTTAISQFERLTKKPWYAFWKNEKIVHIPIPVTASDTVIQELDEMGILDTDKTLQKIIVQASYLKEHEVEAVINAAALQMQERIAFQIADVPTDSQGVAKLIPLLNDVTLVPNQSFSLLSLLGEQAGAANDTGLDFVASILYSVILQTEYEVLERHSQQTKPNYLQLGIEADVNAALAKDLQFINRSHQLGKMQATIEGNQLKIEIFTAVKDKDITVRISKDKIVKPRTIYRYSEDLKAGQERVEQEGKEGVRVEVYRSIVENGAMEEQFISRDYYAPQNRIVTRSSQEPITVTPPTKNAGQSIADPDLEIDLDGNGLPDIKPSTPEESEQEDGPEIVYGYYDKGGNFVQTSP, from the coding sequence ATGAAAAAAATTATAACCATTACTGTATTATTGATTGGAATATTTATACTAGCTGTAGTCTGTCTACCTAATTTTATAATAAATGGGAAAGTTTTTGCTAGTGATGAGACAAAAAGTTCAACAATTGGAGGTATAAAAGTCGGGGGTGTTAATAGTGCAAATTTATTACCAACTGTGGAAAAAGCAATTAAAGACTGGCAGCAAACAGAAATAAATGTTAAAAGTACTAATATCTCTAAGACCATTGACCCGAAACAATTAATTTTTGATACTACTACAGCCATATCACAGTTTGAACGGCTGACAAAAAAACCATGGTATGCCTTTTGGAAAAATGAAAAAATTGTACATATCCCCATTCCTGTAACTGCCAGCGACACTGTTATTCAGGAACTAGATGAAATGGGCATTTTGGATACTGATAAAACGCTTCAAAAAATAATAGTACAAGCAAGTTATTTGAAAGAACATGAGGTTGAAGCAGTAATCAATGCTGCTGCTTTGCAAATGCAAGAAAGGATTGCCTTTCAAATTGCGGATGTACCGACAGATAGTCAAGGGGTTGCAAAACTAATCCCTTTATTAAATGACGTCACACTTGTACCGAACCAGTCATTCTCCTTGCTTTCACTTTTAGGGGAACAGGCTGGAGCTGCGAATGATACAGGTTTAGATTTTGTAGCTTCCATCCTCTATAGTGTAATTCTTCAGACAGAGTATGAAGTTCTAGAAAGACATTCTCAACAAACAAAGCCCAACTATTTACAACTGGGGATTGAAGCGGATGTCAATGCTGCATTAGCGAAAGACTTACAATTTATTAATCGTTCTCATCAGCTTGGCAAAATGCAAGCTACAATTGAGGGCAATCAATTAAAAATAGAAATATTTACAGCAGTAAAAGACAAAGATATAACGGTTCGTATCAGTAAAGATAAAATCGTTAAGCCACGAACTATTTACCGTTATTCAGAAGATTTAAAGGCTGGTCAAGAGCGTGTGGAACAAGAAGGGAAAGAAGGGGTGAGAGTTGAAGTTTATCGTTCCATTGTAGAGAACGGTGCAATGGAAGAACAGTTTATTAGCAGAGATTACTATGCGCCTCAAAATCGGATTGTGACACGTTCATCGCAGGAGCCTATTACAGTCACTCCACCAACAAAAAACGCAGGGCAAAGTATAGCAGATCCTGATTTAGAGATAGATTTAGATGGCAACGGCTTACCTGATATAAAACCTTCAACACCTGAAGAATCTGAGCAAGAAGATGGACCAGAAATTGTCTATGGTTATTATGACAAGGGCGGTAATTTTGTACAAACAAGTCCATAA
- a CDS encoding GspE/PulE family protein, which produces MAMKPGRKRLGDLLVESGVITAEQLEYALTTKLKNEKLGDFLIKENVLTEQQLIEVLEFQLGIPHISLNQFSISPELLQLIPAELAKRTNIMPIRKEKNKLFIAMEDPMDYFAIEEVRMTTGCQIETSIAAKDDLYRTITKYYDLQESMDAAMLDLAATSTETQDEIENEDSPIVRLVNQIIANGVAQRASDIHFDPQETELRVRYRVDGVLRTERSLPKHMQNVVLARIKIMGNLNITENRIPQDGRIKTNVNFRPVDIRLATLPTVFGEKVVMRILDLTNSSNDIEKLGFSATNEVLFRKMISRPNGMMLITGPTGSGKSSTLYAALSHLNEEGVNIITVEDPVEYQLDGINQIQVKEEVGLTFAVGLRSILRQDPDIVMVGEIRDLETAQIAIRASLTGHLVLSTLHTNSAVESISRLHDMGIEPFLLSSSLVGIMAQRLVRKVCRDCAEPYVFTSRELEILEENGLEGVTQGKRGRGCPACNHTGYRGRMAIHEILPVDRKVKDMILNREGDLVLRDYMNDKGYHTLLVDGLLKVVAGQTTTSEILRVASVD; this is translated from the coding sequence ATGGCGATGAAGCCAGGTCGTAAACGTTTAGGGGATTTACTTGTTGAATCAGGCGTTATTACAGCAGAACAGCTAGAGTATGCACTGACTACTAAGTTGAAAAATGAGAAACTAGGTGATTTTCTCATTAAAGAAAACGTCTTAACGGAGCAACAACTCATTGAAGTTTTAGAATTTCAGCTTGGTATCCCTCATATTAGCTTAAATCAATTTTCAATCAGCCCTGAATTATTACAATTAATTCCTGCTGAGTTGGCAAAGCGGACAAATATTATGCCTATCCGCAAAGAGAAAAATAAATTGTTTATTGCGATGGAAGACCCGATGGATTATTTTGCTATCGAAGAAGTCCGTATGACGACAGGTTGTCAGATCGAAACAAGCATTGCTGCAAAAGATGATCTATATCGTACAATTACCAAATATTATGATTTGCAGGAGTCGATGGATGCTGCAATGTTAGATTTAGCGGCAACTAGTACTGAAACGCAAGACGAGATTGAGAATGAAGATTCACCCATTGTTCGTTTAGTAAATCAAATTATTGCCAATGGTGTAGCACAAAGAGCTAGTGATATTCATTTTGATCCACAAGAAACAGAGCTACGTGTGCGCTACAGAGTAGATGGAGTACTTCGTACAGAGAGGTCATTGCCCAAGCATATGCAAAACGTAGTATTGGCTCGGATTAAAATAATGGGCAATTTAAATATTACAGAAAATCGTATTCCACAAGATGGGCGTATAAAAACGAATGTCAATTTTAGACCAGTTGATATACGATTAGCCACATTACCGACTGTCTTTGGAGAAAAAGTTGTTATGCGTATTTTAGATTTAACCAATTCGTCCAATGATATTGAGAAATTAGGCTTTAGTGCTACGAATGAAGTACTATTCAGGAAAATGATAAGCCGTCCCAACGGCATGATGCTTATTACTGGACCTACGGGTTCTGGTAAATCCTCTACGTTATATGCAGCTCTTTCGCATTTAAATGAGGAAGGCGTCAACATTATTACGGTTGAGGATCCTGTGGAATACCAATTAGATGGCATCAATCAGATCCAAGTAAAGGAAGAGGTTGGCTTAACGTTTGCGGTAGGGTTACGTTCGATTTTACGACAGGACCCTGACATTGTGATGGTAGGGGAAATTCGTGATCTTGAAACAGCGCAAATTGCTATACGTGCTTCACTTACAGGACATTTAGTGTTAAGTACGCTGCATACTAATAGTGCAGTAGAATCCATCTCACGTTTACATGATATGGGCATTGAACCATTTCTACTATCTTCCTCACTTGTAGGCATTATGGCTCAACGACTTGTACGTAAAGTTTGTCGTGATTGTGCTGAACCATATGTATTCACCTCACGTGAATTAGAAATACTAGAGGAAAATGGGTTGGAAGGTGTTACCCAAGGTAAAAGGGGGCGTGGTTGTCCTGCATGTAATCATACAGGCTATCGAGGACGTATGGCGATTCATGAAATCCTTCCAGTGGATCGAAAAGTGAAGGACATGATTTTAAATCGAGAAGGTGATTTGGTTCTTCGTGATTATATGAATGACAAAGGCTATCACACCCTATTAGTAGATGGACTATTAAAGGTTGTAGCAGGTCAAACAACAACATCAGAAATTTTACGTGTTGCAAGTGTAGATTAG
- a CDS encoding type IV pilus twitching motility protein PilT, with the protein MTSYSIVELLTRAFEEKASDLHLTKGIPPVYRIHGQLEHYGADPLDSEELKGMVNAILPVHKQQEFEGKGETDFNFSLPGKCRFRVNAYHQRNEVTIAARLIEAKIPSIEALNMPQVLYKLAEKPQGLILVTGPTGSGKSTTLAAMIDYINETRSKHIITLEDPIEYLHTHKKSIINQREVGVDTMSFANGLRASLRQDPDIILVGEMRDYETISTAITAAETGHLVMATLHTSSAPTTIDRIIDVFPPHQQSQIRVQLANVLQGIVSQRLFIRKDVKGRIAATEILVQAPAISNLIRNEKIHQIPSVMQTSKALGMHTLESSMQHLITTGKISLEDARPYMNAGDYS; encoded by the coding sequence ATGACATCTTATTCAATCGTTGAATTATTAACACGTGCGTTTGAAGAAAAAGCATCGGATCTTCATTTAACAAAAGGTATTCCGCCAGTATATCGTATTCATGGGCAGTTGGAACATTATGGTGCAGATCCATTAGATTCTGAAGAATTAAAGGGAATGGTAAATGCCATTCTCCCTGTACATAAACAACAGGAGTTTGAGGGAAAGGGAGAAACTGACTTTAACTTTTCATTGCCTGGGAAATGTCGATTCCGTGTAAATGCCTATCATCAGCGAAATGAAGTGACAATAGCGGCTCGTTTAATTGAAGCTAAAATTCCATCTATTGAAGCACTTAATATGCCACAAGTGTTATATAAGCTTGCGGAAAAACCACAAGGTTTAATTTTAGTAACTGGTCCAACAGGCTCAGGTAAATCAACTACATTAGCAGCAATGATTGATTATATCAACGAGACAAGATCAAAACATATTATTACGTTAGAGGATCCAATTGAATACTTGCATACTCATAAAAAGTCTATCATCAATCAGCGTGAGGTTGGTGTCGATACAATGAGCTTTGCGAATGGTTTACGAGCATCATTGCGTCAAGACCCAGATATTATTTTAGTTGGGGAGATGCGAGATTATGAAACGATTTCAACGGCTATCACGGCTGCTGAAACAGGGCATTTAGTAATGGCAACACTTCATACAAGTAGTGCACCAACTACAATCGACCGTATTATTGATGTATTTCCACCGCATCAGCAAAGTCAAATTCGAGTGCAGCTTGCGAATGTACTGCAAGGTATTGTTTCACAGCGTTTATTTATTCGTAAAGATGTAAAAGGGCGCATTGCTGCGACAGAAATTTTAGTACAAGCTCCTGCCATTTCGAATTTAATTCGCAATGAAAAAATTCACCAAATTCCAAGCGTAATGCAGACAAGTAAAGCATTGGGCATGCACACATTAGAATCTTCGATGCAGCACCTGATTACCACAGGTAAGATCTCGCTAGAAGATGCACGGCCATACATGAACGCTGGTGATTATAGTTGA
- a CDS encoding type II secretion system F family protein has protein sequence MTVFRYSGRTKTGAPKKGIIEAPNKKIAMEKLRAQGINARELQESNSILHKDIAIGTKVKHQEFVIYCRQYATLIRAGVPVVEATRILGEQTRNKPLKRALMQVEEDIRSGMAFSDAAGKHPKVFPLLFVNMMRAGEATGNVDDTLDRLASTLEKQYNIKKKIQSAMTYPAILSLLTLVVGMFLMVFIVPTFMDAFKDMDLEMPLITVIVVGISDWLIQFWYLVILGLLVLVVGSRYFYKNNKEFHYTVNVLLLRMPIFGQLLQKDIIARMTRTLSTLFSSSVPILQALTIVEKVGGNPVMGKVVLEARDNLEKGGTLSEPLEKSWLFPPLVTQMTAIGEKTGSLDYMLEKIADFYEEEVNRAVDTMKSLIEPLMIIVLALVVGVIVAAIFLPMFQLYENM, from the coding sequence TTGACTGTATTTCGTTATAGTGGTCGCACCAAAACAGGAGCACCTAAAAAGGGCATTATTGAAGCCCCAAATAAAAAAATTGCTATGGAGAAGCTTCGTGCACAAGGAATAAATGCGCGGGAGCTTCAAGAATCAAATAGCATTTTACATAAGGACATTGCCATTGGTACAAAAGTGAAGCACCAAGAGTTTGTTATTTATTGTCGGCAGTATGCGACATTAATTCGTGCTGGTGTCCCTGTCGTTGAAGCGACGCGTATTTTGGGTGAGCAAACACGGAATAAACCACTAAAGCGAGCATTGATGCAAGTTGAAGAGGATATTCGGAGTGGGATGGCATTTTCAGATGCAGCAGGTAAACATCCCAAAGTGTTTCCCTTGCTTTTTGTCAATATGATGCGTGCTGGAGAGGCTACTGGTAACGTTGACGACACATTAGATCGTCTGGCAAGCACACTAGAAAAGCAATATAACATCAAGAAAAAAATTCAATCGGCAATGACCTATCCAGCAATATTATCCCTTTTAACGCTGGTGGTTGGCATGTTTTTAATGGTTTTTATTGTGCCTACCTTTATGGATGCATTTAAAGATATGGACTTAGAAATGCCGCTAATTACAGTTATTGTTGTTGGTATAAGTGATTGGTTGATTCAGTTTTGGTATCTCGTGATTTTAGGGCTATTAGTGTTAGTAGTGGGATCACGTTATTTTTATAAAAATAATAAAGAGTTTCATTATACAGTTAATGTTTTGTTACTCCGCATGCCTATCTTTGGCCAACTTTTACAAAAAGATATTATAGCGAGAATGACGAGAACTCTATCTACTCTTTTTAGTAGCTCGGTGCCGATTTTACAAGCCCTAACGATTGTTGAAAAAGTCGGAGGTAATCCAGTTATGGGAAAAGTAGTGCTGGAGGCCCGCGATAATTTAGAAAAGGGTGGCACATTATCAGAGCCACTTGAAAAAAGCTGGCTATTTCCACCTCTTGTTACACAAATGACAGCAATTGGTGAGAAAACAGGCTCCTTGGATTACATGCTTGAAAAAATTGCTGATTTTTACGAGGAAGAAGTAAACCGTGCCGTCGATACAATGAAGTCACTTATCGAACCTTTAATGATTATAGTACTTGCTCTTGTTGTAGGAGTAATTGTTGCGGCTATATTCTTACCAATGTTCCAACTATATGAAAATATGTAA
- a CDS encoding prepilin-type N-terminal cleavage/methylation domain-containing protein, whose amino-acid sequence MFKKWKNKKLLKNEKGLTLVELLAVIVILAIIAAIAVPAIGNIINKSKDRAILAEASNILSGAKIAYIDGACKGDSSDNECVKDELEAFVDGIELGSNDKVTYNESEKKWSISYGRFEEIKTESLKVSSTAGAITIFEEELNKLLKSAGVDKKKTENTKTQ is encoded by the coding sequence ATGTTTAAAAAATGGAAAAATAAAAAACTATTGAAAAATGAGAAGGGTTTAACATTAGTTGAACTTTTAGCTGTAATTGTTATTTTAGCAATTATCGCAGCAATCGCTGTGCCTGCAATTGGTAATATTATTAATAAGTCAAAGGACCGTGCTATTTTAGCAGAAGCATCAAATATTCTATCTGGTGCTAAGATTGCTTATATTGATGGCGCTTGTAAAGGAGACAGCTCAGATAATGAGTGTGTGAAAGATGAATTAGAAGCGTTTGTAGATGGTATTGAGCTAGGAAGCAATGATAAAGTAACGTATAACGAAAGTGAAAAAAAATGGTCAATTTCATATGGTAGATTTGAAGAGATTAAAACAGAGAGTCTCAAAGTTAGCTCAACTGCAGGTGCAATAACAATATTTGAAGAAGAACTTAATAAACTATTAAAAAGTGCAGGAGTAGATAAGAAAAAAACAGAAAATACTAAAACTCAATAA